A part of Plasmodium sp. gorilla clade G2 genome assembly, chromosome: 8 genomic DNA contains:
- a CDS encoding ferlin, putative, translating to MSNIAKKTQYNIKVDIHEVKDLSFRESANEKEIIPNPYIEVTVNNEKKSTSKKTQAVNVVYNTSFNFSQDLTDYKFARTSVDVCVLHKYTIQSALIGKCSFGLSFVYSKVQHWLYRIWVKLRNPDLPLDDVGYILISVGVYGPGDSIPIVNDSVKTDINEDVFNNKGLDIHITHYDLCLNIFRGQDIELIGSSTLFSNILEPYVKVSHNGFEECTKVIRNDPNPVWNLSIHIPTCTPCYDNNIIVELINGQHNGVVIYSIILDFFEILKRELIPRWFNIYYNPKNQIIPRNSQYIQNGSIQLNFNNTTSNNNNNNINNNNNTTSGINPLGNYLFSGAAEKIFKNATQGININDILGVTKVQNLFNDDTLKEFYLYGGRIFLSANATKTHSPGPICIKSAKVEVDAPNKEYIFCADIYEILSVQNNKMGNYDDYNDDYNDNYNDNYNDKYNDNYNDKYNDKYNDKYNDKYTNNDDTIKGNSNNNNNNNNKNNLYNVYNSANEKRRSRYNNNYDSSGDSIVCVCALGPHKLKTIPLLPNEVGSYVLNENVGRIDEFRIFLPQNNNEQIYDIFLYIYIKSNLAVTDWISNRRSILYNSVLNNEYESADRNKLQGLHKMGSINNLSEDVIEDADFLNNYKLTSYVRIPYKYLLLNENKPKWFSMKNIETNAHEYNISFFANLIPYHSYKKRPKRLEYKLSRYFFRALIYEGLHFPAKGYNAFPDPYIKIELAGQVIKTSTILHTLNPNYYEAYEVQVILPTNLNLAPDISIEALSVNKSFLYNDDILLGSSTFPIMKVPTEWKKSPIWIPLKSSQYKKCKAKLLVAFELVPIEKVLDDTYPFYDDIRPSTLPGHVSLFLIGIRMFKPLKDPSVTVCFGRDVDDTSQFLWHETTNKVISGKEGNWNFLKYFSLDVMLPKRMQHHSFLEVRIEDRILNSGFTGTTTSNSYPVNATNNNLLIGTAYITLNPLLPWLDNYEKNECVELFKLHVLEEVLIEDAEMDRKSYNSALIYKKSSIMSKKFSNDNFEMQEVGEPNGIFNDIPMNTLEENMIINGDDNSDDKENSYDDKENSYDDKDNSYDDKDNSYDDDKENSYYDDKENSYDDNNNNSYYDDDDGDNRKEAEKRKKKKEKKNIYRTNNDRTQNNNTHINNKYNHVIDIKKKKRKKNIKKYINNEYVPYNDPDFSNVRIEETLEHVCFKINDLTKKENTYIYNDEEETLCDSISSDKKKRLKDINFFKGGKHDNKEKNNMIIDGKQPTTIYGFNEDMLNFQLSLADDDEQEEIQRDEMLYEYEVDMNTDDLPYLRATIFRCTDSGVPEAVGYLKYICNVYDEKTMYLKKEMIKKCDDLVREYRLTRNLVVRAYIIQARGLNPPSGATDITTYIWIKNSNEMTNIPGGLSHNIKDTGHTKKQGYKPEFNRCYQLLCSFPDESIVQVCIMNQGSLSDEIIGYTYIDMEDRYFNQKIRQLMIDDIMPIELRSLKLENSTISHGSLRCWFEIFNEEFAQLNPIKVLCSNEPDDYQLRLVIWKVNNAAMDDNSTISLFVRCIYTDEDNEDIRDTDTHYNSKDGKGIFNWRFVYNIKIPTNATNIKIQVHNYALLSSNEPIGEANLDLSAHFYRARKKKGYYPIPRFWLSCKHPAHKNKVRGNVEIEGSILIKSEAELDPVGNGRDEPNKDPYLPPVTENRTYVDWVMINEKFGAATASIMYGLKWTGVWIVVGVIVIGIFFLIFLFK from the exons ATGTCCAATATAGCTAAGAAAACGCAATACAATATTAAGGTTGATATTCATGAAGTAAAAGATTTAAGTTTTCGTGAGAGTGCGAATGAGAAAGAAATAATTCCGAATCCTTATATTGAGGTGACAGTAAATAATGAGAAGAAGAGTACATCAAAAAAGACTCAAGCTGTAAATGTTGTATATAATacatcatttaatttttcacaAGATTTAACAGATTATAAATTTGCGAGGACAAGTGTAGATGTATGTgtattacataaatatacaatTCAGAGTGCTTTAATAGGTAAATGTTCATTTGGTTTAAGTTTTGTATATTCAAAAGTTCAACATTGGTTATATAGGATATGGGTTAAATTAAGAAATCCGGATTTACCATTAGATGATGTtggttatatattaatatctgTTGGTGTGTATGGTCCAGGTGATTCGATACCTATTGTAAATGATAGTGTTAAGACAGATATTAATGAAGatgtttttaataataaaggtttagatatacatataacacATTATGATTTATGTTTAAATATCTTTAGAGGTCAAGATATTGAATTAATAGGTAGTAGTACACTTTTTTCTAATATTCTTGAACCATATGTAAAAGTATCTCATAATGGTTTTGAAGAATGTACTAAGGTTATAAGAAATGATCCTAATCCTGTTTGGAATTTAAGTATTCATATTCCTACTTGTACTCCttgttatgataataatattattgtagAATTAATAAATGGACAACATAATGGTGttgttatatatagtattatTCTGGATTTTTTTGAAATCTTAAAAAGAGAATTAATACCTAGATggtttaatatttattataatccaaaaaatcaaataatacCAAGAAATAGTCAATATATACAAAACGGATCAATAcaattaaattttaataatactacatcaaataataataataataatattaacaataataataatactactAGTGGTATAAATCCTTTGGGTAATTATCTTTTTTCAGGAGCAGctgaaaaaatttttaaaaatgctACACAAGggattaatattaatgatatattaggTGTAACCAAAGtacaaaatttatttaatgatgATACATTAAAAGAATTCTATTTATATGGTGGCCGCATTTTTTTAAGTGCAAACGCTACCAAAACTCATTCTCCAGGTCCTATATGCATAAAATCAGCTAAAGTAGAGGTAGATGCTCCTAacaaagaatatattttctgTGCTGACATATATGAAATTTTATCagttcaaaataataaaatggggAACTATGATGACTACAATGATGACTACAATGATAATTACAATGATAATTACAATGATAAATACAATGATAATTACAATGATAAGTACAACGATAAGTACAACGATAAGTACAACGATAAGTACACCAATAATGATGATACCATCAAAGGTAACagcaacaacaataataataataataataaaaataatttgtacAATGTTTATAATAGTGCTAacgaaaaaagaagaagcaGATACAATAACAATTACGATTCAAGTGGTGATAGCATCGTCTGTGTTTGTGCTCTTGGACCTCATAAACTTAAAACCATTCCTCTTCTTCCAAATGAAGTTGGATCTTATGTTTTAAACGAAAATGTTGGAAGAATAGATGAATTTCGAATATTTTTACCACAgaataataatgaacaaatatatgatatatttttatatatttatataaaatccAATTTAGCTGTTACTGATTGGATTAGTAATAGAAGAagcatattatataacagtgtattaaataatgaatatgaatCTGCAGATAGAAATAAATTACAAGGATTACATAAAATGGGttctataaataatttatcagAAGATGTAATAGAAGATGCAGATttcttaaataattataaattaacaaGCTATGTACGTATTCCATATAAATATCtcttattaaatgaaaataaaccTAAATGGTTTTctatgaaaaatattgaaaCTAATGCacatgaatataatatatctttttttgcTAATTTAATACCTtatcattcatataaaaaaagaccTAAAAGAttagaatataaattatctaGATATTTTTTTCGTGCTTTAATATATGAAGGATTACATTTTCCAGCAAAAGGATATAATGCCTTTCCAGATCCTTATATTAAAATCGAATTAGCTGGACAAGTTATTAAAACAAGTACTATCTTACATACTTTGAATCCAAATTATTATGAAGCATATGAAGTACAAGTTATATTACCTACTAATTTAAATCTAGCTCCTGATATATCTATAGAAGCTTTATCTGTAAATAAatcctttttatataatgatgatattttATTAGGATCATCCACATTTCCTATTATGAAGGTACCAACTGAATGGAAGAAATCACCTATATGGATACCATTAAAATCAtcacaatataaaaaatgtaaagcTAAATTACTTGTTGCTTTTGAGTTAGTACCTATAGAAAAAGTTCTAGATGATACATATCCATTTTATGATGATATAAGACCTTCTACATTACCTGGACATgtctctttatttttaataggCATACGAATGTTTAAACCTTTAAAAGATCCTTCTGTAACTGTTTGTTTTGGTCGAGATGTTGATGACACATCTCAATTTTTGTGGCATGAAACTACTAATAAAGTTATATCAGGAAAAGAAGGGAACTGgaactttttaaaatatttttctttagaTGTTATGTTACCTAAAAGAATGCAACATCATAGTTTTCTCGAGGTTAGAATAGAAGATAGAATATTGAATAGTGGATTCACAGGAACTACAACTAGTAACTCCTATCCTGTAAATGcaacaaataataatcttTTAATAGGAACTGCATATATAACTCTAAATCCATTACTTCCATGGCTagataattatgaaaaaaatgaatgcGTGGAGTTATTTAAGTTGCATGTACTAGAAGAAGTTCTAATAGAAGATGCAGAAATGGATAGGAAATCTTACAATAGTGCattgatatataaaaaaagttcAATCATGTCAAAGAAATTCTCTAATGATAATTTTGAAATGCAAGAGGTGGGAGAGCCAAATGGtatatttaatgatataCCTATGAATACTTTGGAAGAAAATATGATCATAAATGGGGATGATAATAGTGATGATAAAGAGAATAGTTATGATGATAAAGAGAATAGTTACGATGATAAGGATAATAGTTATGATGATAAGGATAATagttatgatgatgataaagaaaatagttattatgatgataaagaaaatagttatgatgataataataacaatagctattatgatgatgatgatggtGATAATAGAAAAGAGGccgaaaaaagaaaaaagaaaaaagaaaaaaaaaatatatatagaacaaACAATGATAGAacacaaaataataacacacatattaataataaatataaccatgtaatagatataaaaaagaaaaaaagaaaaaagaatataaagaaatatattaataacgAATATGTTCCATACAATGATCCAGATTTTTCTAATGTACGTATAGAAGAGACATTAGAACATGtatgttttaaaataaatgatttaacaaaaaaagagaatacatatatatataatgacgAAGAAGAAACTTTATGTGATAGTATTTCAAGTGATAAAAAGAAACgattaaaagatataaatttttttaaaggtGGAAAAcatgataataaagaaaagaataatatgatTATAGATGGAAAGCAACCTACAACCATATATGGATTCAATGAAGATATGTTAAATTTTCAATTATCATTAGCAGATGATGATGAACAAGAAGAAATTCAAAGAGATGAAATGTTATATGAATATGAAGTAGATATGAATACAGATGATTTACCTTATTTAAGAGCAACGATTTTTAGATGTACAGATTCAGGAGTTCCTGAAGCAGTTGgatatttgaaatatatatgtaatgtatatgatgaaaagacaatgtatttaaaaaaggaaatgatAAAGAAATGTGATGATTTAGTAAGAGAATATAGATTAACACGTAATTTAGTAGTACGGGCATATATTATACAAGCAAGAGGTTTGAATCCACCATCAGGTGCAACAGATataacaacatatatatggataAAAAATAGTAATGAAATGACAAATATTCCAGGAGGTTTAtctcataatataaaagataccGGTCATACAAAAAAGCAAGGATATAAACCAGAATTTAATAGATGTTATCAATTATTATGTTCATTTCCTGATGAATCTATTGTGCAAGTATGTATAATGAATCAAGGTTCTTTATCAGATGAAATTATaggatatacatatatagatATGGAAGATAGATATTTTAATCAAAAAATTAGACAATTAATGATAGATGATATTATGCCAATAGAATTAAGATCTttaaaattagaaaataGTACAATTTCTCATGGATCTTTAAGATGTTGGtttgaaatatttaatgAAGAATTTGCTCAACTCAATCCTATAAAAGTTTTATGTTCCAATGAACCTGATGATTATCAATTAAGACTTGTAATATGGAAAGTAAATAATGCTGCTATGGATGATAATTCAACTATAAGCTTATTTGTTAGATGTATTTATACTGATGAAgataatgaagatataaGAGATACAGATACACATTATAATAGTAAAGATGGAAAAGGAATATTTAATTGGAGatttgtttataatattaaaataccAACTAATGCgacaaatattaaaatacaaGTTCATAATTATGCTCTACTATCATCTAATGAGCCTATTGGAGAGGCAAATTTAGATTTGTCTGCTCATTTTTATAGGGCACGCAAGAAGAAGGGTTATTACCCTATACCCAG attttGGCTATCGTGTAAACACCCAGCTCATAAGAATAAAGTAAGAGGAAATGTAGAAATAGAGGGAtccattttaataaaatctGAGGCTGAGCTTGATCCAGTTGGTAATGGAAGGGATGAACCTAATAAAGATCCTTATTTACCTCCAGTAACTGAAAATAGAACATATGTTGATTGGGTGATGATAAATGAAAAGTTTGGTGCTGCAACAGCATCGATTATGTATGGCTTAAAATGGACAG gtgTTTGGATTGTAGTGGGTGTTATCGTAATTGGTATATTTTTCctcatatttttgtttaaatga
- a CDS encoding glycosyltransferase family 28 protein, putative — translation MNCDMHLFVTVGSTNFDELIKYIDDEQFHFFLRNLGFSYMTMQIGNGTYIPKLIYTNDNNINNNKFLKQVKYFTYKTNLNKYFDKAHFILSHSGAGTTLECLRKKKKILIVVNNKLMNNHQSEFANYMYSCNYLDICNNLQNLKQNIHLSLKKHTYNAFPLADAQPFLKDLYNLIYN, via the coding sequence ATGAATTGTGATATGCATCTATTTGTTACTGTTGGATCAACTAATTTTGATGAactaattaaatatattgatgATGAAcagtttcatttttttttaagaaatttAGGGTTCTCATATATGACGATGCAAATAGGTAATGGTACTTATATACCTAaacttatatatacaaatgataataatataaataataataaatttttaaaacaagtaaaatattttacttataaaacaaatttaaataaatattttgacaaggcacattttatattaagtCATTCGGGAGCAGGTACTACATTAGAAtgtttaagaaaaaaaaaaaaaattctcattgttgttaataataaattaatgaaTAATCATCAATCCGAATTTgcaaattatatgtattcatGTAATTATTTAGATATTTGTAATAATCTACAaaatttaaaacaaaatatacatctatctttaaaaaaacacACTTATAATGCATTCCCACTAGCAGATGCCCAACCATTTTTAAAGGATCTAtacaatttaatatataattaa
- a CDS encoding DnaJ protein, putative: protein MSNWNFFNDYLNWFNGTTESTTFHSRSGKKGSNKSVSTNATSINPNKNDMNEHSINQPNNSQHNSDEIKASNGVFEKDVSKMKCAKKYNPFIKKKEKTNKEYNNIYSEKEDNKSEIKCESDIKCENEKKCESEKKCESEIQSESTNTNTNTNANTNIMCDKGNDKNMSKNKNKDSNFFNQLGLSNWLPNYDIPIYNEYKKGYYLDKEAKEVLSKKGSKKSNVIKIGGDSSNSNMNDFNVSDCCNTCVDTTYYDALNIKPTAKLSEIKTSYYKLALKYHPDKNSNDPEAKLKFQKINEAYQVLSDDERRRQYNKYGLNATKDMILIDPSIFFMMLFSSEELSDYTGTLRIAFFVQLAFEGNMSIEDKKSSNHVMINEMEVEQKIREVELALLLRNRLQPYVDGDIKWEEQMETEIKGLLESSFSSSILESIGWTYENVATSYIAEVTTLWGVGATVANIQAAGRTIGNTFSAAKSMFNTVVTIKDFSLNSEKINSIKEKKDNLKTSSNDSLNNNNSSSSYKGSNENINSDNQVDPKNNIINPNLNINNLNESNTNDNKEEEKKNTLIDKEENKALGVIIKNVLTLVLWDIESTVRQATDKVIRDEGVNIETRLKRAEGMKILGKLMQKWSRIKNDKSDTTDIDATKLLEKAIIKASKIPNEEDPSDQDIIKREYV from the coding sequence atgtcaaattggaatttttttaatgattACCTTAATTGGTTTAATGGGACCACCGAATCTACTACATTTCATAGTAGAAGTGGTAAAAAGGGTTCAAACAAAAGTGTATCTACAAATGCTACATCTATAAACcctaataaaaatgatatgaatGAGCATAGTATCAATCAACCTAATAATAGTCAACATAATAGTGATGAAATAAAGGCCTCTAATGGTGTCTTTGAAAAAGATGTAAGTAAAATGAAATGTGCCAAGAAATACAAtccatttattaaaaaaaaagaaaaaactaataaagaatataataatatatatagtgaaAAGGAGGATAATAAAAGTGAAATAAAATGTGAAAGTGATATAAAAtgtgaaaatgaaaaaaaatgtgaAAGTGAAAAAAAATGTGAAAGTGAAATACAAAGTGAAAGTACAAATACAAATACAAATACAAAtgcaaatacaaatataatgtGCGATAAAGGGAATGATAAGAATATgtccaaaaataaaaataaagatagtaatttttttaatcaaCTAGGGTTATCTAACTGGTTACCTAATTATGATATACCAATTTATAACGAATATAAAAAGGGCTATTATTTAGATAAAGAAGCTAAAGAAgtattatcaaaaaaaggttctaaaaaaagtaatgttataaaaataggAGGTGATAGTAGCAATAGTAATATGAACGATTTTAATGTTTCCGATTGTTGTAATACATGTGTTGATACAACTTATTATGATgctttaaatataaaaccgACAGCTAAATTAAGTGAAATAAAAACaagttattataaattagCTTTAAAATATCATCCAGATAAAAATTCTAATGATCCAGAagcaaaattaaaatttcaaaaaataaatgaagcaTATCAAGTATTAAGTGATGATGAAAGAAGAagacaatataataaatatggatTAAATGCAACTAAAGATATGATATTAATTGATCCTTCTATTTTCTTTATGATGTTATTTAGTTCAGAAGAATTAAGTGATTATACAGGTACTTTGAGAATAGCTTTTTTTGTTCAGCTAGCTTTTGAAGGAAATATGTCAATTGAAGATAAAAAATCATCAAATCATGTTATGATAAATGAAATGGAAGtagaacaaaaaataagAGAAGTTGAATTGGCTCTATTATTAAGAAATAGATTACAACCATATGTAGATGGAGATATTAAATGGGAAGAACAAATGGAAACTGAAATTAAAGGATTACTTGAATCTTCATTTTCAAGTTCGATATTAGAATCCATAGGATGGACATATGAAAATGTCGCAACATCTTATATAGCAGAAGTAACTACATTATGGGGTGTTGGAGCGACTGTAGCAAATATTCAAGCAGCTGGAAGGACCATTGGAAATACATTCAGTGCAGCTAAGTCTATGTTTAATACTGTAGTAACTATAAAAGATTTTTCATTGAACagtgaaaaaattaattcaataaaagaaaagaaagataatttaaaaactTCATCCAATGATTctttgaataataataattcttcttcttcatataAAGGATccaatgaaaatataaattctgATAATCAAGTGGAtcctaaaaataatattataaatcctaatcttaatataaataatctgAATGAATCTAATACAAATGACAATAAGgaagaggaaaaaaaaaacacactTATAGATaaggaagaaaataaagCATTAGgagttattataaaaaatgttctCACTTTAGTTTTATGGGACATTGAATCCACAGTAAGACAAGCCACGGATAAGGTTATAAGAGATGAAGGTGTCAACATTGAAACACGATTAAAACGAGCAGAAGGAATGAAAATTTTAGGGAAGCTAATGCAAAAATGGTCaagaattaaaaatgataaatctGATACAACTGATATAGATGCTACAAAATTGTTAGAAAAAGCTATAATCAAAGCATCGAAAATACCAAACGAGGAAGATCCATCAGATcaagatattataaaaagagaaTATGTATAG